DNA sequence from the Tenacibaculum mesophilum genome:
ATAAAGGATTAGCAAATCCTTTTGAAATAATAGTTGATTGAAAAAAAATATATAAGCTGTTTAAGAATTGTTAAAGTGAGAGAAAAAATACTATTTATTTGTACTTTTGCGCATAAACTCAAATTTAAAGCAGCTTTTTTTGAAAAAAATCATTTTTACATTCATTATTTTATGTCTTTTCTTTTCGTGTAAAAAAGAAAAGAAAGTAGTCGTGCAAGAGCCCGTTAAAATAGAAAAACCTAAACCTGTTATAGCTTACGGGTTTAATTTAGATAATTATAAGGTTATTAACGATACTATAAATAATGGAGAAAGTTTTGGCGTTATTATGGATAGACACCACGTAATGTACCCAAAAATTAATGAGATAGCGACTAAAATTAAAGATACTTTTGATGTAAGGAGAATACGATCTGGAAAGGCGTACACAATTTTAGCTTCAAAAGATAGTTTAGATCAGGCTCAAGTTTTTATTTACAAACATAATAAAGTAGAAGCTACAGTTATAGATTTTAAAGACTCAATAATATCTGCATATAAACATAGAAAAAAGATAAAAACTGTTGAAAAAGAAATAGCTGGTGAAATTTACTCTAATTTATCTGTAACAATGGATAGCCTACAGTTAAAACCAACGTTAACGAATACTGTAGCAGATATTTATGCTTGGACCTTAGATTTTTATCGTTTGCAAAAAGGAGATACATTTAAGTTGATATATGAAGAAAAGTTTATTAATGATACTACCTTTGTTGGCTATGGTAAAGTCAAAGCAGCTATTTTTAAACATAACGGAGAAGATTTGTATGCTTACAGATATGTAGCCGATTCAATAAAAAAAATTCCAGAGTATTACGATCAGGAAGGAAATATGCTAAGAAGAGCTTTTTTAAAATCACCAATTAAATTTCAATATCGAATTTCCTCAAGATATAATTTAAGAAGACGAATTAAGTTATATGGTAATAGAGTAAGACCGCATAAAGGAACTGATTTTGCTGCTAGGTACGGAACTCCTATTATGACAACAGCAAGTGGTACTGTTGTAGAATCAGCAAGAAGAGGAGGAAATGGTAATTATGTGAAAGTAAAACATAATAGTACCTATACAACACAATACTTACACATGAAAAGACGTAATGTTAGAGTAGGAGATTATGTGAAGCAAGGAGATATTATAGGTTGGGTTGGTATGACAGGGAATACAAGTGGTCCGCATGTTTGTTATCGTTTTTGGAAAAATGGACGACAAGTAGATCCATTTCGTGAAAAATTACCATCAGCAGAACCTTTAGACCCTAAAATAAAACCAACGTATTTAGAGTATATAAAACCACTTAAAAGACAGTTAGATAATATAAAATTACCACAACCTGAACCACTTTCATTTAAAGAAAAAGAAATTTTAGCTACTAATTAATTATGCCCTTACAAAATATAAACCCAAGAAAGACAAATGCTTGGGAGAAGTTAATAAAACATTTTAATGAAGCGAAAAATTATGAGCTAAAAGAACTGTTTCGTAAGAATAAAAACAGAAAAGATAATTTTTCTATTTTGTTAGATGAATTAAGTGTTGATTATTCTAAAAATAGAATAACTCAAGAAACAATCGACTTATTAATTTCTTTAGCAGAAGAAGTCGAATTAAAAGATGCTATTGAAAAATATTTTTCAGGAGACAAAATTAATGCTACGGAAAACAGAGCAGTATTGCATACAGCTTTAAGAAGTAGTACAGACCTACCCGTTTTTGTAGGAGGAAAAGATGTAAAGCCTAAAATTAAAACAGCTTTACGAAAAATGAAAGCTTTTAGTAATAAAGTTATTTCAGGAAAATGGAAAGGCTATACAGGGAAGTCAATAACAGATGTTGTTAATATAGGTATTGGAGGATCTGACTTAGGTCCAAAAATGGTTACAGAAGCATTACAGTTTTACAAGAATAAACTGAACATACATTTTGTGTCAAACATTGATGGAGACCATGTCTCAGAAACTCTTAAAAAAATAAACCCAGAAACAACACTTTTTATAATAGTTTCCAAAAGTTTTACAACACAGGAAACAATTAATAATGCTAATACAATAAGAGATTGGTTTTTAAAACATGCAACTGTTTTTGATGTTTCTAAACATTTTGTTGCTGTCTCTTGTAATACTGAAGCTGTTGATAGTTTTGGAATTGATAAAAAAAATATATTTCAAATGTGGGATTGGGTTGGTGGACGCTTTTCTCTCTGGTCAACCGTAGGTTTATCAATCTCTCTGTCTATAGGGTTTGAAAATTTTAAAGAATTATTAAAAGGAGCCGAAAAAATGGATGACCATTTTAAAACTACTGATTTTAATAAAAACATACCAATTGTCTTAGCTCTTTTAAGTATTTGGTATAATAATTTCTTCAATTCTGAAACCGAAATGGTACTGCCCTATAGTGAATATTTAGAAAAACTTCCAGCATATTTGCAACAAGCGGTGATGGAAAGTAACGGTAAAGATGTTGATAGAAACGGAAATAAAGTTGATTATCAAACAGGCACAATTGTTTGGGGTGGAACAGGTGTAAATTCTCAACATGCCTTTATGCAATTATTACATCATGGAACTAAATTAATACCTGTTGATTTTATTGGATTTAAAAAATCATTACATGGTTTAGAGGAGCATCAAGAGAGGTTATTAGCTAATTATTATGCGCAACAAGAAGCACTTGCATTTGGTAGAACAAAAGAAGAAGCGCACTTAGATTTAAAAGCAAAAGGTCAGTTAAGTCAAGTAAATACACTTTTACCTTACAAAGTATTTAAGGGGAATCGCCCTAGTAATTCTATAGTTTTTAAAAAACTAACTCCTTATTCTTTAGGAATGCTTTTAGCTATATATGAACACAAAATTTTTACTCAAGGAGTTATATGGAATATATTTTCATACGATCAATTTGGTGTAGAATTAGGAAAAGAACTAGCTCAAAAAAAACTTACAAACGATTAAGCTCTAGTTAATCGTATCTCTTATACTTTTTTTAACTTATATATAGATTTTCTTAACGATAACTTTAGGGGTTAAATTGTTGTTGTTCAGTGTCTGGAATCTTTTTTTAGATATGGTAAGGTCTTAATTTCTTGTTAAAACTTAACATTAAGTTAATATTAGCGCTAATGAAAAGCAGGATATTTGCACCTGCATTTAATAACAATTAGATTAAAAAATGAAAACATTTAAAAATGTATTACTTGTAGCTTTATTCTTTGTAACGGCTACGGTTTTAGGTCAAACAAAAATTACTGGTACAGTAGTTGACGAAATGGGGGAACCATTGCCAGGAGCTAATGTTGTAGTAAAAGGGACTACAAACGGATCTGCTACTGATTTCAATGGAAAGTTTATGCTAAACGCTAGTTCTAATTCAGGAATAGTAATAGTGTCATTTGTTGGGTATACTAACAAAGAAGTGTCTTTTTCAGGAGGGTCAGACCTAGGAAATATCGCTTTGGAACCATCTAACACTTTAGATGAAATTGTAATTATTGGTAAAGGAGTTATCGATTTAGCAGGGGGCAGGAAAACACCAGTTGCTGTTTCTACAATTAAGGCAGCAGAAATCCAAAAGAAGATAGGAACACAAGATGTTACTATGGCTTTAGTAAATACTCCTTCGGTATATGTTGCAGGTCACTCAGGAGGTTTTGGAGATTCAAGAATTTCCGTACGTGGATTTGATCAAACAAATACGGCGTTCTTATTAAACGGACAACCAATTAACGGTATGGAAGATGGTAAGATGTATTGGTCTAACTGGTCAGGAGTTAACGATATTGCTTCTGCAATACAGATTCAGAGAGGTTTAGGAGCTTCTAAATTAGCTATTTCTTCTGTTGGTGGTACAATGAACTTTGTAACTAAAACAACTGACAAGAAGGAAGGAGGATATTTTTATGCTGGTACAGCAAACGATAATTACTACAAGGTATCTGCTGTTTACAACACAGGTATGAGTGAAAGTGGATGGGGAACAAGTGTAATGCTTTCTCATTGGCAAGGAGATGGGTACTTTGATGGTACTAAAGGTCAAGGTCAAACTTATTTTATCTCTGTTGGTTATAAGCCAAATGATAAGCATAGTTTTAACTTCTTACTTACAGGAGCACCACAATGGCATGATCAAAATTTTGCTCAAAGTATTGAAACTTACTTAGATAAAGGAGTGAAATATAATAATAACTGGGGTACTTATAATGGTAAGTACATGACAGAGAGAAGAAACTTTTATCATAAGCCAGTTCTAAACTTAAACTGGGATTATAAAATATCAGAAGTGTCAAATTTATCTACTGTTTTATACGCTTCATTTGGTAGAGGTGGAGGAACAGGAAATAGAGGAGCTAGACAAAGAACTGCTGAGGGGCTTATAGATTATGATGCAATTTATGCAAATAACGCTGCTGCGGGAGGTGTAGGAATGTTTGGTAATGATACTTATATTACTAGGTCATCAGTTAACAATCATGCGTGGTATGGTTTAGTATCAAACTTCGAACATGATATTAATGATAATCTTACTTTCAATATAGGAGCTGATCTTAGAACATATTATGGAACTCACTTTAGGCAAGTAGCTGATTTTCATGGTTTAGACTCTTGGACTGAAGATAGAGATTTAAAAGATAATACTCACAATAGAGTTGGTCCTACTGTAGCTGTTACAGCTACTGAAAGCTTTGGTACTAACCCTTGGTCTGCAATGTTTAACGGAGCTGAGGAGAATCAGAGAATTGATTATGATAATAGTGAGAGAATTACTTACGGAGGAGTGTTTACTCAACTTGAATACTCAAATGATAATATGTCTGCTTTCTTTCAAGGAGCTATCTCTAATCAACAACACCAAAGATTTGATAGATACGATTATTTACCAGAGCATGAAGAATCTAAGAAAATTAACAACTTAGGCTATAATTTAAAGGCAGGACTTGGTTTTAAAATGTCTGAAAAAGGATCTTTCTACTTTAATACAGGTTATTACTCACGTCAACCTTACCATGATAATATTTTTAATAACTATGATAATTCTATCAATCCAAGTTCCCAAAATGAAGATATTTTTGGTTTAGAAATGGGGTATAGCTTTAAATCAGAATTCTTTAGTGCAAATGTTAACTTGTATAACACTATCTGGAAAAATAGAGTTGAAGCAACATCACGTTTAAGTGGTGGTGTTCTTACAACTACTGAAACAACAGGTCAAAGTCAGTATCATAAAGGAATTGAATTAGATTTTGTAGCTAAGCCATTACAACAATTAGATGTTAGAGGTTTTGTTTCATTAGGTGATTGGATATATTCAGGAGAGGTTACAACTAGAACATTAGATGAAGATAGAAATGTAACTGGAGCTAGTACAGTTGTAGATGTAGATGGAGGTAAAGTAGGTGATGCAGCACAGTTCACACTAGGTCTTGGTTTTGACTATTCTATTACAGAAAATTTAAGTATAGATTCAGATTATAGATTCTATGATAAATTATACGCCAACGTTGGTGCGGTTAAAGAAAACTTAGAGTTACCTTCTTATGGTTTATTAGATGCAGGAGTGTCTTATAAATTAAGATTAGGTGAAGGAACTAAATCTTTAGACTTTAGAGCAAACGTTAATAATGTTTTAGATAAAGAATATCTTACAGAATTAAGAACTAACAATCCAGTTGGAGCGGGAACAACTAATACATATAAAGGTATTGATACTAGTAACCAAGGTTATTTTGGTATGGGTACTACATGGAACTTCTCAGTAAGATATAACTTCTAATTATTTCAAATTAGAAATAAATTGAAAACCACCTCAAAAGAGGTGGTTTTTTTATGCAGAAAATTCAGTACTTTTACAAGTACAAAAAA
Encoded proteins:
- the pgi gene encoding glucose-6-phosphate isomerase, producing MPLQNINPRKTNAWEKLIKHFNEAKNYELKELFRKNKNRKDNFSILLDELSVDYSKNRITQETIDLLISLAEEVELKDAIEKYFSGDKINATENRAVLHTALRSSTDLPVFVGGKDVKPKIKTALRKMKAFSNKVISGKWKGYTGKSITDVVNIGIGGSDLGPKMVTEALQFYKNKLNIHFVSNIDGDHVSETLKKINPETTLFIIVSKSFTTQETINNANTIRDWFLKHATVFDVSKHFVAVSCNTEAVDSFGIDKKNIFQMWDWVGGRFSLWSTVGLSISLSIGFENFKELLKGAEKMDDHFKTTDFNKNIPIVLALLSIWYNNFFNSETEMVLPYSEYLEKLPAYLQQAVMESNGKDVDRNGNKVDYQTGTIVWGGTGVNSQHAFMQLLHHGTKLIPVDFIGFKKSLHGLEEHQERLLANYYAQQEALAFGRTKEEAHLDLKAKGQLSQVNTLLPYKVFKGNRPSNSIVFKKLTPYSLGMLLAIYEHKIFTQGVIWNIFSYDQFGVELGKELAQKKLTND
- a CDS encoding peptidoglycan DD-metalloendopeptidase family protein is translated as MKKIIFTFIILCLFFSCKKEKKVVVQEPVKIEKPKPVIAYGFNLDNYKVINDTINNGESFGVIMDRHHVMYPKINEIATKIKDTFDVRRIRSGKAYTILASKDSLDQAQVFIYKHNKVEATVIDFKDSIISAYKHRKKIKTVEKEIAGEIYSNLSVTMDSLQLKPTLTNTVADIYAWTLDFYRLQKGDTFKLIYEEKFINDTTFVGYGKVKAAIFKHNGEDLYAYRYVADSIKKIPEYYDQEGNMLRRAFLKSPIKFQYRISSRYNLRRRIKLYGNRVRPHKGTDFAARYGTPIMTTASGTVVESARRGGNGNYVKVKHNSTYTTQYLHMKRRNVRVGDYVKQGDIIGWVGMTGNTSGPHVCYRFWKNGRQVDPFREKLPSAEPLDPKIKPTYLEYIKPLKRQLDNIKLPQPEPLSFKEKEILATN
- a CDS encoding TonB-dependent receptor, whose translation is MKTFKNVLLVALFFVTATVLGQTKITGTVVDEMGEPLPGANVVVKGTTNGSATDFNGKFMLNASSNSGIVIVSFVGYTNKEVSFSGGSDLGNIALEPSNTLDEIVIIGKGVIDLAGGRKTPVAVSTIKAAEIQKKIGTQDVTMALVNTPSVYVAGHSGGFGDSRISVRGFDQTNTAFLLNGQPINGMEDGKMYWSNWSGVNDIASAIQIQRGLGASKLAISSVGGTMNFVTKTTDKKEGGYFYAGTANDNYYKVSAVYNTGMSESGWGTSVMLSHWQGDGYFDGTKGQGQTYFISVGYKPNDKHSFNFLLTGAPQWHDQNFAQSIETYLDKGVKYNNNWGTYNGKYMTERRNFYHKPVLNLNWDYKISEVSNLSTVLYASFGRGGGTGNRGARQRTAEGLIDYDAIYANNAAAGGVGMFGNDTYITRSSVNNHAWYGLVSNFEHDINDNLTFNIGADLRTYYGTHFRQVADFHGLDSWTEDRDLKDNTHNRVGPTVAVTATESFGTNPWSAMFNGAEENQRIDYDNSERITYGGVFTQLEYSNDNMSAFFQGAISNQQHQRFDRYDYLPEHEESKKINNLGYNLKAGLGFKMSEKGSFYFNTGYYSRQPYHDNIFNNYDNSINPSSQNEDIFGLEMGYSFKSEFFSANVNLYNTIWKNRVEATSRLSGGVLTTTETTGQSQYHKGIELDFVAKPLQQLDVRGFVSLGDWIYSGEVTTRTLDEDRNVTGASTVVDVDGGKVGDAAQFTLGLGFDYSITENLSIDSDYRFYDKLYANVGAVKENLELPSYGLLDAGVSYKLRLGEGTKSLDFRANVNNVLDKEYLTELRTNNPVGAGTTNTYKGIDTSNQGYFGMGTTWNFSVRYNF